One genomic region from Candidatus Nanosynbacter sp. TM7-074 encodes:
- a CDS encoding co-chaperone GroES has product MSVPIQPLGDRVVAVREEAKTQTASGIYLPDNAKEKPVIAEIKAVGGDVKNVKIGDRIIYKEYSTTDLKIDGTEYLIVREEDILATVV; this is encoded by the coding sequence ATGAGTGTACCTATTCAGCCTCTCGGTGACCGCGTGGTAGCGGTGCGCGAGGAGGCGAAGACGCAGACGGCGAGTGGAATTTACTTGCCTGATAACGCTAAAGAAAAACCGGTAATTGCTGAAATTAAAGCAGTTGGCGGTGATGTTAAGAATGTTAAGATTGGCGATCGAATTATCTACAAGGAATATTCGACCACAGATCTAAAGATTGACGGCACGGAATATTTGATCGTCCGCGAGGAAGATATTTTAGCAACGGTTGTTTGA
- a CDS encoding ABC transporter ATP-binding protein, with amino-acid sequence MKETIPPRIRLVNVTKKFGFGDAEIRALDNVNLTVKKGEFIAIMGPSGCGKTTLLNTLGLLDQPSEGEYYLDDVAVDNLSSRRRAKIRSKHIGFVFQNFNLIPRLTVIENVALPLTYKGLGKVKRLQEASRILKTFHLGQREYYMPHQLSGGQVQRVAIARALVNSPSIILADEPTGNLDSKSSHLIMEELSDLHRRGNTIIMVTHNPELIHYASRVITMLDGKIDTDEHKEKRKFTKKLVEDDEKEVKTRNKKSSTIKKAKKS; translated from the coding sequence ATGAAAGAAACTATTCCACCACGCATTAGGCTTGTTAATGTCACCAAAAAATTTGGCTTTGGCGATGCTGAAATTCGCGCCTTAGATAACGTTAATTTAACCGTTAAAAAAGGTGAGTTTATTGCTATTATGGGCCCCAGCGGTTGCGGAAAAACTACTTTATTAAACACCCTTGGACTATTAGACCAGCCATCAGAGGGCGAATACTACCTGGACGACGTCGCTGTCGATAATCTTAGCTCACGACGACGCGCTAAAATTCGCTCCAAACACATTGGCTTTGTTTTTCAAAATTTCAACCTAATCCCTCGCCTAACTGTCATCGAAAACGTAGCACTACCCTTAACCTACAAGGGTCTCGGAAAAGTTAAACGCCTACAAGAGGCTAGTCGTATTCTAAAAACCTTTCACCTAGGCCAACGTGAATACTACATGCCACATCAATTATCCGGCGGTCAAGTCCAGCGCGTGGCAATTGCCAGGGCACTAGTTAATAGTCCATCTATCATCCTAGCTGATGAGCCAACAGGTAACCTTGATAGTAAATCAAGTCACCTTATCATGGAAGAACTATCAGACCTGCATCGTCGTGGTAATACCATAATTATGGTTACTCATAACCCAGAACTGATCCATTACGCCAGCCGCGTCATCACTATGCTGGACGGTAAAATTGACACTGATGAACATAAAGAAAAACGTAAATTCACCAAAAAACTTGTTGAAGATGATGAAAAAGAAGTTAAAACTAGGAATAAAAAATCTTCGACTATAAAGAAGGCAAAAAAATCATGA
- the groL gene encoding chaperonin GroEL (60 kDa chaperone family; promotes refolding of misfolded polypeptides especially under stressful conditions; forms two stacked rings of heptamers to form a barrel-shaped 14mer; ends can be capped by GroES; misfolded proteins enter the barrel where they are refolded when GroES binds): protein MAKKVFYDDDARARVLGGAEALYNAVKVTYGPKGRNVVIAKSFGGPTVTHDGVTVAEGIELPENDDETLGYKVGADLIKQAAKNLNKQAGDGTTTVTVLTYSILKEANRLIAAGHNPMELRKGIEQAGAEIVKELNELAEPIEGKSDRVAEVATISAGDAEIGKLIAGVIEKVGKDGVVTVEAGQGLELEAEVVEGFSLDKGWVSPFFVTDTGRQEAVYEKPAILITDKKISSVQEFLPMLEKLAQSGKKDVVLIADEVEGEALSILVLNKLKGVFNTVAVKAPSFGDRRKEILRDIAVLTGATVISEDHGLTFENAGLEVLGSARKVIVGKDETTIIEGAGKPSGVKERIAEIKSLSDNASSEYEKEQFDKRAAALSGKVAVIKVGGATETEIDEKKFRVDDAVAATKAALVEGIVAGGGVTLVNLAGGLKVTGADSIAAGRQILKDALKQPFLQIMRNAGLNADALLAQVEAGKAGFGVNVMKPANELVDVKKAGVIDPARVTKEAVQNAVSIASTAATMGALVVDVPETEAPAVPGGMPGMGMM from the coding sequence ATGGCAAAAAAAGTATTTTACGATGACGATGCGCGCGCTCGCGTGTTGGGCGGTGCTGAGGCGTTATATAACGCAGTTAAGGTAACCTACGGGCCAAAAGGTCGCAATGTGGTGATCGCCAAGAGTTTTGGCGGGCCAACTGTGACGCACGACGGCGTGACGGTGGCAGAAGGCATTGAGCTACCAGAGAATGATGATGAGACGCTAGGTTACAAGGTTGGTGCAGATCTGATCAAACAGGCGGCCAAGAACTTGAACAAGCAGGCTGGTGACGGCACCACGACCGTAACAGTGCTGACCTATTCGATTTTAAAGGAAGCCAACCGGCTGATCGCAGCGGGTCACAACCCGATGGAGCTGCGCAAAGGCATCGAACAGGCTGGCGCGGAAATCGTCAAAGAGCTGAACGAATTAGCTGAGCCAATTGAGGGCAAATCTGATCGCGTGGCGGAAGTGGCGACCATTTCGGCGGGCGACGCGGAAATTGGCAAATTGATCGCTGGTGTCATCGAGAAAGTTGGCAAAGATGGCGTGGTGACGGTCGAGGCTGGCCAAGGTTTGGAATTGGAGGCCGAGGTTGTTGAAGGCTTTAGCTTGGACAAGGGTTGGGTCAGTCCGTTCTTCGTTACCGACACTGGTCGGCAAGAGGCGGTTTATGAAAAACCAGCGATTTTGATTACCGATAAGAAAATTTCCAGCGTGCAAGAATTCCTGCCAATGCTGGAGAAATTGGCACAAAGCGGCAAGAAGGACGTGGTACTGATCGCTGATGAGGTCGAAGGCGAGGCGCTGAGCATTTTGGTACTGAACAAGCTCAAGGGTGTATTCAATACCGTGGCGGTCAAGGCGCCAAGCTTTGGCGACCGCCGCAAGGAAATTTTGCGCGACATCGCGGTGCTGACTGGCGCAACGGTGATTTCTGAAGATCACGGGTTGACGTTTGAGAATGCTGGCCTGGAGGTATTAGGTTCGGCACGTAAGGTGATTGTCGGTAAAGACGAGACCACTATCATTGAGGGTGCAGGCAAGCCATCTGGCGTTAAGGAGCGAATTGCTGAGATTAAGTCACTGTCCGACAATGCCTCCAGCGAATACGAAAAAGAACAATTCGACAAGCGGGCAGCTGCCCTGAGCGGCAAAGTGGCCGTCATCAAAGTTGGCGGTGCGACCGAGACAGAAATTGACGAAAAGAAGTTCCGCGTGGACGACGCCGTGGCAGCGACCAAGGCAGCCTTGGTCGAGGGAATCGTCGCTGGTGGTGGTGTCACCTTGGTGAATTTGGCTGGCGGCCTGAAGGTGACTGGCGCAGACAGCATTGCGGCTGGCCGGCAGATTCTAAAGGACGCCTTAAAGCAGCCGTTTCTACAGATTATGCGTAACGCCGGCTTGAATGCCGATGCACTATTGGCGCAAGTTGAAGCGGGTAAGGCGGGATTTGGCGTTAATGTCATGAAACCTGCGAACGAATTGGTGGATGTCAAAAAAGCTGGTGTTATCGACCCAGCGCGTGTCACCAAGGAGGCGGTGCAGAACGCGGTATCCATCGCCTCAACCGCAGCAACCATGGGTGCGCTGGTCGTCGACGTACCAGAGACAGAAGCTCCAGCTGTGCCTGGCGGTATGCCGGGTATGGGGATGATGTAA
- a CDS encoding ABC transporter permease, with product MKILIRNHFESATQALKANRGRTFLTVMGVTIGIASITMVLSLTSGINQLFGGATKHSSEPVAIVKSGNKKDVTNLLTESDNATTVNTLTEKDSKDISKIANTKAAPIAFLHTELRARDGKIDAQNTTLIGSTESLKDVANLQIAHGEFINEVGGVVVGQQLSIDLFGTEKSIGNVIFIRNQPLTVVGVLKNIENPVSYLDIDFNNAAIAPLSVVKKFTQGTPQIQQIVMTTNSHQHLGSAIASADNILKKNHDSDKNYRIVSGDEINEKKSNLAKFISIILTVIGIISLLIGGVGIMNVMLVNVAERQREVGVRRAVGATGWDIINQFLIEAAIIGLLGGIFGYGLGIAGVYLVSLYLPLTPYIYWQTAVLSIGLSLIIGVISGVYPAARATKRDPIESLRY from the coding sequence ATGAAAATATTGATAAGAAATCATTTCGAGAGTGCCACCCAGGCGTTGAAGGCCAATCGTGGGCGTACATTTTTAACAGTCATGGGTGTGACGATTGGTATTGCCAGTATTACCATGGTTCTGTCCTTAACTAGTGGCATTAATCAACTATTCGGTGGCGCCACTAAACATTCCAGCGAGCCTGTTGCTATAGTTAAGTCTGGTAATAAGAAAGACGTCACTAATCTACTAACAGAATCAGATAACGCAACCACAGTTAATACTCTGACCGAGAAAGATTCTAAAGACATTAGTAAAATAGCCAATACAAAAGCCGCACCTATTGCCTTTTTGCATACTGAACTACGCGCCCGTGATGGTAAAATTGATGCTCAAAACACCACGCTAATTGGCAGCACGGAGTCTCTTAAAGATGTTGCTAATCTGCAAATTGCTCATGGAGAATTTATCAACGAAGTAGGTGGAGTTGTAGTTGGTCAACAGCTATCAATTGATTTGTTCGGCACCGAGAAATCTATTGGAAATGTTATTTTTATTCGCAATCAACCCCTAACAGTTGTCGGTGTATTAAAAAATATCGAAAATCCAGTTAGTTACCTGGATATAGATTTTAATAATGCCGCCATTGCACCTCTTTCGGTGGTTAAAAAATTCACACAAGGAACGCCGCAAATTCAGCAAATTGTCATGACCACCAATAGCCACCAACATCTTGGATCAGCCATAGCATCTGCCGATAATATCCTGAAGAAAAACCACGATAGCGACAAAAATTATCGAATTGTTTCTGGCGATGAAATCAATGAAAAGAAATCTAACCTAGCAAAGTTTATCTCAATAATCCTCACAGTTATCGGTATCATCTCTCTATTAATCGGCGGAGTTGGTATTATGAACGTAATGTTAGTCAACGTTGCCGAACGTCAGCGAGAAGTTGGCGTCAGACGAGCTGTTGGTGCTACAGGCTGGGACATTATTAACCAATTCTTAATCGAAGCAGCCATCATTGGACTACTGGGCGGTATATTTGGCTACGGATTAGGAATTGCTGGAGTTTATTTAGTAAGCTTATATCTTCCTCTCACGCCATACATATATTGGCAGACAGCCGTCTTATCAATTGGACTTTCGTTGATTATTGGTGTAATTTCTGGCGTCTATCCAGCAGCCCGCGCCACCAAACGAGACCCGATTGAATCACTAAGATATTAA
- the tsaD gene encoding tRNA (adenosine(37)-N6)-threonylcarbamoyltransferase complex transferase subunit TsaD, producing MRILGIESSCDETAASIVEDGERLLSNVVNSQIDIHAEYGGVIPEIAARSHLEVINPVIKKALSDANCTWDDIDAIAVTYAPGLIGSLLIGSLAARTLAIIHHKPLYKIHHVEAHVYANFINQQSGNLFLSLPKKQPSFPLLSLIVSGGHSQLVLFQNHGDYQLIGQTQDDAVGEAFDKVAKILGLPYPGGPSISKAAECGDPHAFTLPIAKLQGKYDFSFSGLKTAVLRAVQREVGKDFTFPSHELPGLVDDELRHNMAASFQFTAIKTLVDKTRQAYDDFQPASVVIAGGVAANQELRHQLSAALPLSIDYAPIQLCTDNAAMIAALGYYRAQIDQPTNPYDLEVQPSLSMTSI from the coding sequence ATGAGGATTTTGGGAATCGAGTCTAGTTGCGACGAAACAGCGGCGTCAATCGTTGAAGATGGCGAACGTTTACTTTCAAATGTCGTCAATTCCCAAATCGATATTCATGCCGAATATGGCGGAGTTATCCCGGAAATTGCCGCCCGTAGCCATTTGGAAGTCATAAACCCGGTCATTAAAAAAGCCTTATCTGATGCCAACTGTACCTGGGATGATATTGACGCCATCGCTGTTACTTATGCGCCGGGACTCATTGGCTCGCTACTGATTGGCTCGCTCGCTGCCCGTACTCTCGCTATTATCCACCATAAACCGCTTTATAAAATACACCACGTTGAGGCTCATGTATACGCTAATTTTATCAATCAACAATCTGGCAATCTATTTCTATCACTGCCAAAAAAACAACCGTCATTCCCCCTGCTCTCATTGATTGTCTCTGGCGGTCACTCGCAGCTCGTCCTTTTCCAAAATCACGGCGATTACCAGCTTATCGGTCAAACTCAAGACGACGCCGTCGGCGAAGCATTCGATAAAGTCGCTAAAATTCTCGGCCTACCCTACCCTGGCGGCCCGTCTATCTCCAAAGCTGCTGAGTGTGGCGATCCGCACGCCTTCACTCTACCTATCGCCAAACTTCAAGGCAAATATGACTTTTCATTCTCTGGCCTCAAGACAGCCGTTCTGAGGGCTGTTCAACGCGAAGTGGGCAAAGACTTCACTTTTCCCTCACACGAGCTCCCAGGACTTGTAGACGATGAACTGAGGCATAATATGGCCGCTTCCTTTCAATTCACCGCTATCAAGACCCTGGTTGATAAAACTCGCCAGGCTTATGATGATTTTCAGCCAGCCTCGGTGGTCATTGCTGGCGGCGTAGCAGCCAATCAGGAACTTCGCCATCAACTTTCGGCCGCCCTACCCCTGTCAATTGACTATGCGCCCATCCAGCTCTGTACCGATAATGCCGCCATGATCGCTGCACTTGGCTACTACCGCGCCCAAATTGACCAGCCCACTAACCCGTACGACCTGGAAGTGCAGCCAAGTTTATCAATGACATCAATTTAA
- a CDS encoding Mur ligase family protein has translation MQLFKHLLEKILGSYVKKYFKSHSNVQLITVVGSVGKTSVKSATATVLAEKFTVRHSRGNLNTTLSAPLEILGIDGPKNVKSPLDWLKVFSAARSSIKNPQSPDIIIQECGIDCPGEMATFMRYVQPDIAIITSVAPEHMEFFKTIDVVAREELSISQVAKKTIFNFHDIDKKYHSLIIGEKISYGDESADVLLQIKETTSDGYIATLRHNQKESPNISISVLGKHNIRSITGAAAAGLACGMNIDEVAAALTKIKPVSGRMNTLRGTQGCTLLDDTYNASPVAMENSLKTLYSLEASCKIAVLGDMNELGDSSKLEHEKIGRLCDPKQLDLLITVGKLAKKHLAPIAEKNGCKVLSFDKSPEAGEFLKSKGIKEATILFKGSQGGIYLEETIKPLLNNPTDSQKLVRQSETWLKKKQQFFDQPY, from the coding sequence ATGCAATTATTCAAACACCTCTTAGAAAAAATCCTTGGATCTTACGTTAAAAAATATTTTAAATCTCATTCCAATGTTCAATTAATCACTGTGGTTGGTAGCGTCGGTAAAACCAGCGTCAAATCAGCAACCGCCACCGTTTTAGCAGAAAAGTTTACTGTTCGTCACAGCCGTGGCAACTTGAACACCACCTTAAGCGCGCCCCTGGAAATCCTTGGCATCGACGGACCGAAAAACGTCAAATCGCCCCTAGATTGGCTAAAAGTCTTCTCCGCTGCCCGTTCTAGCATTAAAAATCCGCAATCGCCTGACATCATTATCCAAGAGTGTGGTATTGATTGTCCGGGTGAAATGGCAACATTTATGCGCTACGTTCAGCCTGATATCGCTATAATCACCTCTGTTGCGCCAGAGCATATGGAGTTTTTTAAAACAATTGACGTGGTGGCGCGCGAAGAATTGTCCATTAGTCAAGTTGCTAAAAAAACCATCTTCAATTTTCACGATATTGATAAAAAATATCACTCACTTATAATTGGCGAAAAAATAAGCTACGGCGATGAATCTGCTGATGTTCTCTTGCAAATTAAAGAAACTACTAGCGACGGCTACATTGCAACTTTACGGCACAATCAAAAAGAGTCACCCAACATCAGCATTTCCGTATTAGGCAAGCACAACATCCGCTCTATCACTGGCGCGGCAGCAGCAGGTCTAGCTTGCGGCATGAATATTGACGAAGTCGCAGCAGCCTTAACGAAAATTAAACCTGTCTCCGGTAGGATGAATACTCTACGCGGCACGCAAGGATGCACCCTACTAGACGACACCTATAACGCCAGTCCCGTTGCTATGGAAAATTCCCTAAAAACACTTTACTCTCTGGAAGCAAGTTGTAAAATTGCGGTTTTAGGCGACATGAATGAGCTTGGCGATTCCTCTAAGTTGGAGCATGAAAAAATTGGTAGACTGTGTGACCCCAAGCAATTAGACCTACTAATTACCGTCGGTAAATTAGCGAAAAAGCACCTTGCACCAATTGCCGAAAAAAATGGTTGCAAGGTTTTGTCATTTGACAAATCACCAGAAGCTGGAGAGTTCTTAAAGAGTAAAGGAATTAAAGAAGCGACAATCCTTTTCAAGGGTTCACAGGGTGGCATTTATCTCGAGGAAACTATTAAACCGCTACTCAATAACCCAACTGACAGCCAAAAACTTGTCCGCCAATCAGAAACCTGGCTTAAAAAGAAACAACAATTTTTCGATCAGCCTTATTAG
- a CDS encoding UDP-N-acetylmuramoyl-L-alanyl-D-glutamate--2,6-diaminopimelate ligase: protein MKNELVKIARKTLPKGALEKTENVYRIARTKMISLRYGNPARGLRIIAVTGTNGKTTTACYINEILKEAGFKTALFTTAVIEIAGEEKINDLNATVPTVARLFSFFQTAQRESVEYVILEATSHALSQHKFDGVPIEAAVMTNLTQDHLDYHKTMEEYAEAKAKLFEKQPKYIVLNRDDKWFEYFNKFNASGEKMTYGVSPEAEARITHIKLYKKGTEASLLIDHQTHLELATNLPGEFNVLNMSAAVSLAYLLGIKLEDIQEGVANLEMIPGRFERVDNKRGIDIIVDYAHTPDALEKLLKTARRITKGRLFLVFGACGDRDKTKRPIMGELAANLADRIFLTDEESYSENPDNIRAMIRQGIKRTKKAHKMTEIADRKQAIYQALKSAVRGDTVLITGMGHEQYRIINGKRIPWNDKTVVKEILRLEKNK, encoded by the coding sequence ATGAAAAACGAGTTGGTAAAAATTGCTAGAAAGACGCTGCCTAAAGGGGCTTTGGAGAAAACCGAAAATGTCTATCGGATTGCGCGGACGAAGATGATTAGCCTGAGGTATGGCAATCCAGCTCGTGGCCTGAGAATTATTGCGGTAACGGGGACAAATGGTAAGACGACGACGGCTTGTTATATTAATGAAATTTTGAAAGAGGCTGGCTTTAAGACGGCGTTATTTACGACGGCCGTAATTGAAATTGCTGGCGAAGAGAAGATAAATGATTTGAATGCAACTGTCCCAACTGTAGCCAGGCTGTTTAGTTTTTTTCAGACAGCTCAGCGTGAAAGTGTCGAATACGTGATTTTAGAGGCGACTAGTCATGCATTATCTCAGCATAAGTTTGATGGCGTGCCAATTGAGGCGGCGGTGATGACTAACTTGACTCAAGATCACCTGGATTACCATAAAACAATGGAAGAGTATGCAGAGGCAAAGGCTAAATTATTTGAAAAGCAGCCAAAATACATCGTGTTAAATCGCGACGATAAGTGGTTTGAATATTTCAATAAGTTTAATGCTTCTGGCGAAAAGATGACGTACGGTGTGAGTCCGGAGGCCGAGGCTCGGATAACGCACATTAAGCTTTATAAAAAGGGTACTGAAGCAAGTCTGCTCATTGACCATCAGACCCATTTGGAGTTGGCAACTAATCTACCTGGTGAATTTAATGTACTTAATATGTCAGCAGCAGTATCTTTGGCGTATTTGCTCGGTATAAAGCTAGAAGATATTCAAGAAGGTGTGGCAAATCTGGAGATGATTCCAGGGCGTTTTGAGCGAGTGGATAATAAGCGCGGAATTGATATTATCGTGGATTATGCGCACACGCCAGACGCATTGGAGAAATTGTTAAAAACGGCACGGAGAATTACTAAGGGGAGATTATTCTTAGTCTTCGGCGCGTGTGGTGACAGAGATAAAACAAAGCGACCAATCATGGGAGAGTTGGCGGCTAATTTGGCGGATAGAATTTTTCTAACAGATGAAGAAAGCTATAGTGAGAATCCAGATAATATTCGGGCAATGATTCGACAGGGAATTAAGCGAACAAAGAAGGCTCACAAGATGACGGAAATTGCTGATCGAAAACAAGCGATTTATCAGGCACTAAAATCAGCCGTACGTGGCGACACGGTTCTAATTACCGGTATGGGTCATGAGCAGTACCGAATTATTAACGGCAAACGAATTCCGTGGAATGATAAGACGGTCGTAAAAGAAATTCTTCGGCTAGAGAAAAACAAATAA
- a CDS encoding bifunctional phosphoglucose/phosphomannose isomerase produces MLDDINVIKQYDPGDVLSGVLNIPEQARYEVVIYEGSNQRRDFKNIVIAGMGGSALAADMVRVLTAGWLHLPLEVVKGYDLPGFVGEETLVIAVSHSGNTEETLSCYQQALDKKACLAVMSTGGELIKRANNDNITYAQIPAGTQPRMSTVYHLRGLLKLLQHFWVIDGDLYNQVADSADWLEGEISHWAPAVPEKNNLAKQIAKMTIGKTLVIFGGELTWPLAYKWKISWNESAKNLAFSNQYPEFNHNEFIGWSSHPVEKPFTVFDIRSNLERDRIRERMELSDRLLSGKRPKAHVLELQGRTLMQQLLWGLVLADAASIYTAILNGVNPGPVHLIEKLKAELS; encoded by the coding sequence ATGTTAGATGATATAAATGTGATAAAACAGTATGATCCAGGAGATGTTCTTAGTGGTGTTTTGAATATTCCGGAGCAAGCGCGTTATGAAGTCGTAATTTACGAGGGGTCAAATCAGCGACGTGATTTTAAGAATATTGTAATTGCCGGAATGGGTGGATCAGCGCTGGCGGCAGATATGGTCCGAGTATTAACTGCAGGTTGGCTACATCTTCCACTAGAGGTAGTAAAGGGCTATGATTTGCCGGGTTTTGTTGGTGAAGAAACACTGGTTATTGCGGTTAGTCATTCGGGTAATACCGAAGAGACATTGAGTTGTTATCAGCAAGCACTGGATAAAAAAGCTTGCTTAGCAGTAATGTCAACTGGCGGAGAATTGATTAAGCGAGCAAATAACGACAATATTACGTACGCTCAGATTCCAGCGGGCACCCAGCCACGCATGTCGACTGTTTATCATTTGCGAGGGCTATTGAAGTTATTACAGCATTTTTGGGTGATTGATGGCGATTTATATAATCAGGTGGCGGATAGTGCTGACTGGCTGGAGGGTGAAATTTCTCATTGGGCGCCTGCGGTGCCAGAGAAAAATAATCTAGCTAAGCAGATTGCTAAAATGACAATTGGTAAAACATTAGTTATTTTTGGTGGTGAATTAACTTGGCCGCTGGCTTACAAATGGAAGATTAGTTGGAATGAATCAGCAAAGAATCTGGCGTTCTCTAATCAGTATCCAGAGTTTAACCATAACGAGTTTATTGGCTGGTCATCACATCCAGTAGAGAAACCATTTACCGTCTTTGATATTCGTAGCAATTTGGAGCGAGATAGGATCCGCGAGCGAATGGAATTAAGCGACCGTTTACTAAGTGGTAAGCGACCAAAAGCGCACGTACTGGAACTTCAGGGAAGGACGCTGATGCAACAATTATTGTGGGGGTTAGTATTGGCTGATGCAGCTAGTATTTATACGGCAATTCTCAACGGCGTTAATCCGGGGCCGGTCCATCTAATTGAAAAGTTAAAGGCTGAGTTAAGTTAA